The Hymenobacter oligotrophus genome has a window encoding:
- a CDS encoding TAT-variant-translocated molybdopterin oxidoreductase, giving the protein MQESPKYWKGIEELENSPEFLHNALSEFGTLPVKESHPSTDDTVAPRRDFLKLMGFGLAAATLASCEAPVRKAIPYLNKPEEVDPGIANFYASTYFNGQDYNSVLIKTREGRPIKVEGNPESPVTRGGLSARGQASLLNLYDQARLQSFAINGKPADKNQVDQEIRTKLAGVNGRIAIVSPTIISPTTKRVIAEFAGRYANTEHVMYDAVSHSGLLRANGGVVPGYDFSKAAVIVSLGADFLGTWVSPVEYASQYIVNRKVSSSKRTMSRHFQFESNMSLTGANADVRVAVKPSELGQVALALYNGVVGGGAGSSYKNAQLTKAINELKAAGSRALVVSGSNDAAVQTLVTAINAALGNNGTTINPATPSFVRQGDDARMARLVADMKAGQVGAVIFYHANPAYDHPLAADVKQALQNKNLLSISFNEKMDETTLLCQYQCPDHNWMESWNDFEPRRGALSLSQPVITPLFKTRQAQESLLVWAGNPNTYYNYLRNNWRGVLGGNFQAGWDKAVHDGVAAGTLTAAPTAQVAPAISADQAASQVAASKAASGLELALYEKVGVGNGSLANNPWLQELPDPVSKATWGNYVTVSRAMAKEQGWEQGDVIRVTANGKSVELPVLIQPGQAQGSVGIAVGYGREKAGKVGDKVGANAFPLAQLRNGAIVYNVPVTLEKTDASQPIAQTQTHHTIMDRKPVVQEATLAQYIKNPKAVTEYDKISTPEGLEKPNKVSLWQDYEYKNHHWAMAIDLNSCIGCGSCVLGCQVENNIPVVGKQEVINRREMHWLRIDRYYSSNTHKDSFETEGKLATYALMEDPSDNPQVIFQPMLCQHCNHAPCETVCPVLATTHSSEGLNQMTYNRCVGTRYCANNCPYKVRRFNWFSYYSNEKFETVNGHMFTDLGRMVLNPDVTVRARGVIEKCSFCVQRIQLGKLEAKKEKRRPVDGEVVTACAQSCPTQAIVFGDLKDPNSRVAQIWRREDGERGFKVLDAINTQPNITYLTKIRNTDVSNFFAPEAEHAAKAEPHNA; this is encoded by the coding sequence GTCAGGACTACAACAGCGTGCTTATCAAAACGCGCGAAGGTCGTCCGATCAAGGTTGAAGGCAACCCTGAGTCGCCGGTAACGCGTGGCGGTCTGTCCGCTCGTGGTCAGGCGTCGCTGCTGAACCTGTATGACCAGGCTCGTTTGCAGTCGTTTGCGATTAACGGTAAGCCTGCCGATAAAAACCAGGTTGACCAAGAAATTCGCACGAAACTGGCTGGTGTGAATGGTCGCATCGCAATCGTTTCGCCCACCATTATCAGCCCTACTACTAAGCGTGTAATTGCTGAGTTTGCAGGCCGTTATGCCAACACGGAGCACGTAATGTACGATGCTGTGTCGCACTCAGGTCTGCTTCGTGCGAACGGGGGCGTAGTTCCGGGTTATGATTTCAGCAAAGCAGCTGTAATTGTAAGCCTAGGTGCTGACTTCCTCGGTACTTGGGTTTCGCCCGTAGAGTACGCTTCTCAGTACATCGTTAACCGCAAGGTTTCTTCTTCGAAGCGGACGATGTCGCGGCACTTCCAATTCGAGTCGAACATGTCGCTCACAGGCGCAAATGCCGACGTGCGCGTAGCCGTTAAACCTTCGGAATTGGGGCAAGTTGCATTGGCTCTGTACAACGGTGTTGTGGGCGGCGGTGCTGGTTCTTCTTACAAGAACGCCCAACTCACCAAGGCCATCAACGAGCTGAAAGCTGCTGGCAGCCGTGCGCTCGTTGTGTCGGGTTCTAACGATGCAGCTGTTCAAACGCTCGTAACAGCTATCAATGCTGCCTTAGGTAACAACGGCACTACGATCAATCCCGCAACGCCTTCATTTGTGCGCCAGGGGGATGATGCTCGCATGGCCCGTTTGGTTGCAGATATGAAAGCTGGACAAGTAGGAGCAGTTATCTTCTACCATGCCAACCCTGCCTACGATCATCCGCTGGCTGCAGATGTAAAGCAAGCGCTGCAGAATAAAAACCTGCTTAGCATTTCGTTCAACGAAAAGATGGACGAAACCACCTTGCTTTGCCAGTACCAGTGCCCTGACCACAACTGGATGGAGTCGTGGAACGACTTCGAGCCCCGTCGTGGTGCGTTGAGCTTGTCGCAGCCGGTTATCACGCCGCTTTTCAAAACGCGCCAAGCACAAGAGAGCTTGCTCGTGTGGGCGGGTAATCCTAATACCTACTATAACTACCTGCGCAATAACTGGCGCGGTGTTCTAGGTGGCAACTTCCAGGCTGGCTGGGATAAAGCAGTACACGATGGTGTTGCTGCTGGTACCCTTACTGCAGCACCTACTGCACAAGTTGCGCCTGCTATTTCAGCTGACCAAGCTGCCAGTCAAGTGGCCGCCTCTAAGGCTGCTTCGGGACTTGAGTTAGCGCTTTACGAGAAAGTTGGTGTAGGCAATGGTTCGCTTGCCAACAACCCGTGGCTGCAAGAGCTCCCGGACCCAGTTTCCAAAGCTACGTGGGGTAACTACGTTACCGTTTCCCGAGCTATGGCAAAGGAGCAAGGTTGGGAGCAAGGCGATGTAATTCGCGTTACGGCCAATGGCAAGTCAGTTGAATTGCCAGTGCTGATTCAACCAGGCCAAGCGCAAGGTTCAGTAGGTATCGCAGTAGGTTACGGCCGCGAGAAGGCCGGCAAAGTGGGCGACAAAGTAGGCGCTAATGCCTTCCCGTTGGCTCAGCTCCGCAACGGCGCCATTGTTTACAATGTGCCCGTAACGCTGGAGAAAACTGACGCTTCGCAGCCCATTGCCCAGACGCAGACACACCACACCATAATGGACCGCAAGCCGGTGGTGCAGGAAGCAACGCTGGCTCAGTACATCAAGAATCCTAAGGCCGTAACTGAGTACGACAAAATCTCCACGCCGGAAGGTTTGGAGAAGCCGAACAAAGTTTCGCTGTGGCAGGACTACGAGTACAAGAACCACCACTGGGCTATGGCTATCGACCTCAACTCATGCATTGGCTGCGGCTCGTGCGTGTTGGGTTGCCAGGTTGAGAACAATATCCCAGTAGTTGGAAAGCAAGAAGTAATCAACCGTCGCGAAATGCACTGGTTGCGTATCGACCGCTACTACAGTTCGAATACGCACAAAGATTCATTTGAGACGGAGGGTAAACTGGCTACCTACGCACTGATGGAAGACCCTTCGGATAACCCGCAGGTTATTTTCCAACCAATGCTGTGCCAGCACTGCAATCACGCTCCTTGCGAAACGGTGTGCCCCGTACTGGCTACCACCCACAGCAGTGAAGGTCTGAACCAGATGACCTACAACCGTTGCGTAGGTACCCGCTACTGCGCCAACAACTGTCCTTACAAGGTTCGCCGCTTCAACTGGTTCTCGTACTACTCTAACGAAAAGTTTGAGACCGTGAACGGGCACATGTTCACCGACCTAGGTCGCATGGTGCTTAACCCGGACGTTACGGTTCGTGCGCGTGGTGTAATCGAGAAATGCTCGTTCTGCGTGCAGCGCATCCAGTTGGGCAAACTCGAAGCCAAAAAGGAAAAGCGTCGTCCTGTTGATGGCGAAGTTGTAACGGCCTGCGCTCAATCTTGCCCCACTCAAGCCATTGTATTTGGCGACCTGAAAGATCCGAACTCTCGTGTGGCGCAAATCTGGCGCCGCGAAGATGGTGAGCGTGGCTTTAAAGTGCTCGACGCTATCAATACGCAGCCGAACATTACTTATCTGACCAAGATTCGTAACACGGACGTATCGAATTTCTTCGCGCCCGAAGCTGAGCATGCAGCAAAGGCTGAGCCCCACAATGCGTAA